From one Halothece sp. PCC 7418 genomic stretch:
- a CDS encoding glycine betaine/L-proline ABC transporter ATP-binding protein, translating into MNTDQNMSENTNSPKPKIRVESLVKIFGDNPREGLKLMREGHTRDAILEKTGNVVGVGGVSFEIQEGELFVIMGLSGSGKSTLIRCLNRLIEPTSGQVIVDDEDVAHVDLERLREVRRTKMAMVFQKFALFPHLTVAENTEYGLKVRGIDEQQRRNKALETLEIVGLHKWANRYPSELSGGMQQRVGLARALATDPDILLMDEAFGALDPLIRRDMQAELMRLQDELHKTVVFISHDIHEALKIGDRVAVMKDGYFVQVGTPEELVTNPADDYIRDFMMDVNRAQVLKTGSITRKTIPFILGHGSVRSALEQMQRHRREEMYVVDRNNSPIGVVTTQALTEALDAGKDDIKEVMNTDFPQVEASTTIEEVAHLCQQDLPLAIIDDEGQFKGVVEHSDILASIGRIKDEDDDTVETENQPQQIAV; encoded by the coding sequence TGAAAATACAAATTCCCCGAAACCCAAAATTCGTGTGGAAAGTCTCGTCAAAATTTTTGGGGACAATCCGCGCGAAGGTCTCAAATTGATGCGAGAAGGTCATACCCGCGATGCCATCTTAGAAAAAACGGGCAATGTGGTCGGTGTCGGCGGTGTTTCCTTTGAGATTCAAGAGGGGGAACTCTTTGTCATTATGGGCTTGTCAGGGTCTGGAAAATCGACGCTCATTCGTTGTCTCAATCGTCTGATTGAACCCACTAGCGGTCAAGTGATTGTGGATGATGAAGATGTTGCCCACGTTGACCTCGAAAGACTCAGAGAAGTCCGACGCACGAAAATGGCAATGGTGTTCCAAAAATTTGCCCTTTTCCCCCACCTGACAGTTGCTGAAAATACCGAATATGGCTTAAAAGTGCGTGGAATTGACGAACAGCAACGTCGCAATAAAGCCCTAGAAACCCTCGAAATTGTTGGACTCCATAAATGGGCGAACCGTTATCCGTCTGAGCTCAGTGGCGGGATGCAGCAACGGGTAGGACTGGCGCGGGCTTTGGCAACCGATCCCGATATTCTCTTGATGGACGAAGCCTTTGGCGCACTTGACCCGTTGATTCGTAGGGATATGCAGGCGGAGTTGATGCGCTTACAAGATGAACTGCACAAAACCGTTGTCTTTATTTCTCACGACATTCACGAAGCCCTTAAAATTGGCGATCGCGTTGCGGTGATGAAAGATGGTTACTTTGTGCAAGTGGGTACACCCGAAGAACTGGTGACGAATCCTGCTGATGATTACATCCGTGACTTTATGATGGATGTCAACCGCGCCCAAGTTCTCAAAACAGGCTCGATTACCCGCAAAACCATTCCCTTTATCCTTGGACATGGGTCTGTGCGTTCCGCATTAGAACAAATGCAACGACATCGACGAGAGGAAATGTACGTGGTTGATCGCAACAATTCTCCCATTGGTGTCGTGACAACTCAGGCTTTAACAGAAGCGTTAGACGCAGGGAAAGACGATATTAAAGAGGTGATGAACACTGACTTCCCGCAAGTGGAAGCAAGCACGACCATTGAAGAAGTTGCCCACCTGTGTCAACAGGATCTCCCTCTGGCGATTATTGATGACGAAGGTCAGTTCAAAGGCGTTGTTGAACATTCTGATATTCTGGCGAGTATCGGTCGCATTAAAGACGAAGATGACGACACGGTAGAAACCGAAAATCAACCCCAACAAATTGCTGTTTAA